In Humulus lupulus chromosome 6, drHumLupu1.1, whole genome shotgun sequence, a single genomic region encodes these proteins:
- the LOC133784055 gene encoding uncharacterized protein LOC133784055 isoform X2: MMEYVKEKVKEKSLVAGLGESVAFLDSCNLLKCDVQNILDSEEVLNCIDAKSRKRHANRLLLVVKKHDIKDKKIVGTMPQALILINFTTKLSKSTSQQRQVHNGMDDELEGGASFMVYFLCILLCFYFLLLKKKMCKTIEFYYVCFQTQVRTKNL; encoded by the exons ATGATGGAATATGTCAAAGAGAAGGTTAAGGAGAAGTCACTGGTTGCAGGTTTGGGAGAATCTGTTGCATTCTTGGATTCTTGTAATCTATTAAAATGTGATGTACAAAATATTTTGGATAGCGAGGAGGTATTAAATTGTATAGATGCTAAATCGAGAAAGAGACATGCAAATAG GCTCCTGTTAGTG GTTAAAAAACATGACATTAAGGACAAGAAAATCGTGGGAACGATGCCTCAGGCTTTGATTCTTATCAATTTCACAACTAAG ctaagcaaatcaacctcacaacaaagacaagtgcacaatggaatggatgatgaattagagggtggagcaagcttcatggtttactttttgtgtatcttgttatgtttctattttttacttttgaagaaaaagatgtgcaagactatagaattttattatgtatgctttcaaactcaagttagaactaagaacttGTGA
- the LOC133784055 gene encoding uncharacterized protein LOC133784055 isoform X1 yields the protein MMEYVKEKVKEKSLVAGLGESVAFLDSCNLLKCDVQNILDSEEVLNCIDAKSRKRHANRVCFCLHLALQLHFDLCFRLLLVVKKHDIKDKKIVGTMPQALILINFTTKLSKSTSQQRQVHNGMDDELEGGASFMVYFLCILLCFYFLLLKKKMCKTIEFYYVCFQTQVRTKNL from the exons ATGATGGAATATGTCAAAGAGAAGGTTAAGGAGAAGTCACTGGTTGCAGGTTTGGGAGAATCTGTTGCATTCTTGGATTCTTGTAATCTATTAAAATGTGATGTACAAAATATTTTGGATAGCGAGGAGGTATTAAATTGTATAGATGCTAAATCGAGAAAGAGACATGCAAATAG GGTCTGCTTTTGTTTACATCTTGCGTTGCAGCTACATTTTGATCTCTGTTTCAGGCTCCTGTTAGTG GTTAAAAAACATGACATTAAGGACAAGAAAATCGTGGGAACGATGCCTCAGGCTTTGATTCTTATCAATTTCACAACTAAG ctaagcaaatcaacctcacaacaaagacaagtgcacaatggaatggatgatgaattagagggtggagcaagcttcatggtttactttttgtgtatcttgttatgtttctattttttacttttgaagaaaaagatgtgcaagactatagaattttattatgtatgctttcaaactcaagttagaactaagaacttGTGA